In the genome of Paenibacillus sp. GP183, the window ATGGAACGCTTCCTTTTGAATTGTTTATTTACGTTTATCCCTTCTGTTTTTATGTGGTTAGGGATTCAATGGAGAGACAATAAAATTATGCGGACACTTAGCATTGGCATCATTTTGATTTCATGTTCAGCAATTCTTGCTGGGGTAGTAAGGATTTTTCATTTTTGGAATACCTTTGATTGGTATTGGTGCATATTAGAGCTTGTATTATTTGGTATTACAATTATGTCTTTATCCTTATTATTACTCGGATTTGTTTTAATTTTTTTAAGAAAATAAGCACTAAAATATTTTGGTCGTCCAAGGGCGATTTGTATTTCAGCGTCACACGGCATCTCGGACTGTCTGCTTACGCAGAGCACAAGTATAGTCCGTTGTTCAGAACGTCGTAGAACGGCTTAGGAAGCCACAGAGCCCACTCCCAGTGCGTCCCCCTGCGTTACATGTCTCGTTGTAATTGGATAACTTCTGCCGCAAACGTTGCAGCAAGCGTCTTCCCGTTTCATTGTGAGTAAATCGTTGGCTGTACGTTATCCATCGTGACCCTTACGTGATCGTAAGTGATTTAGGGCAGCGGGACGTACAACACAGCCATTTCGCATATAATAGCCGTTTGGCTAAGTTGTAACACAGTCATTTCGCTGTTAACTTAACAAGCATCATTTTATTTGATGGTGCTTTTCATATGTCCATCACAGGGTAAAGGAACTAATTAACCACTTCTTGATGGAAGTGGTCTTCTTTAATTAGTGATACCTAAACCAAACAGACCAACCTTTTTCTTTATCTTTGGTAAGGTAAATTTGCCCTTGTGAACCACTAACACTTGGTAACCACAATGGAAAATGTAATTTGACCAACCATGAACGTTTGGCTACTTCTTCACCACAAAAGTTTTTAGCAATGCCATAGTATGCATCTTTATCAAATCCAGTAAGTTGGGGCATTGGCTCAGCTAACGTGACTTGCCATTCACTGTACTTTTCGCTGTATTTATCACCACCATAGACTTGTGGGATAAGTGTATTCAGAGTTTTTAGAAGTTCTTCCTTATCTTGAAGTGATGTATCAGCAAATTGAGATACCTTTGGGCATGTTGTGCCTTGTGGTGGTTCTGCACTAACTAAAGATGCTGAAAGGATAAAAAACAAACAAGATACAATCATTATTTTCTTCATGTAATCACCTCATGGTTATGCTTCCCAACATTATATATATCAAATGTTTATACATATACCACAGAAGTTCTTTTGGCATCTTCTTACCTTGTTTACTTTCCTTTTTAATAACTATCCATGTATTATCGTTCTTCTTAAACGTATAAACGAAGTTAGTTCCGTCAGCTTTTTTAAACAAAATGTATGCTTTATCGTCTTTTACAAAGGTAAATGGATTAATAAAATTTTTATAAGGTGGCTTAATGTCCTTGTTTAATTCTTTGACAATTTCTTCAATTATATTGTGTATAGACACGAAGTTACCGTTACCCTGTTCAGCTAAATACTCCAATTGCCTATACTCATACTTTTTGAAGTAAGTTAAATCCAAATTAAAAGTTTTAATAATATCATTAAGTAGTTCTTTATTAAACTGTTCAATTTTCTGTTCCCATTCATCCCCTTTGTGTTCAAAGTTGATTATCTTAACCCCAAAGGGGCTTACATCCATTGTGATTGTTTCAATTCCAATGGGTGAGGAATGTGCATGTTCAAATGTCCTGGCTTGTAATTTTACTGTGAAAGTATACTCACCTTCAGACTTCCTTTTTATATCCAAAATTTTTGTCCAAAACAAAGCAAATTGTTTTGGATAACCGTAATAATTAGCAATTGCTTCTTGAATGTGTGGGGAGAGTGTTGTAAGCAAGGTGTCTTGGGTTAATTTTTCTTGCGTTTCTTGAGATGGTACTAGTGGTTCAGCATGGACAGCGTAAATACTTGATGTTGTAGTTATAACTATTGAAAGTAGAACGGCTGAGAAGGTCTTTCTCATGTAATCACCTCATAGTTATGCTTCCCAACACATGGAAAAAGGATGAATATCACGATGGTGCTTTTCTTATGTCCTTGAGAGCTTCTGATTTTCACATGCAGCGTTGATAAAACGGAGGTGGATGAAGATTTTATAATGAAGGTAAATCCTATAAAACATGGATTCTAACGGGCAGTTTAATGAATAACCATAATTTAAATTTATGTAAAATGATGGAACTTTGGTGATTCTTGAACGTCTAATTGGTTTGTAGTAGGTTATCTGTGTTACTCAATGATAAAGAATCATGAAATAACATCCTGATAAAGAAAAGAGGGGTAATGTTATGGGTAATATCGAAAATCTGATCATGAACTTCTTAATGTTTCTTTTTTCTAAACATCGAAGTAACATCTTTACTTCATTCAATCAATCGGAGTATTACCAAGCAGTAAACAAATTAAAAGAACATGGGATCTCTTACCGGAGCCGTATCACGAGCCATGACACAGGAATAATGTCATCCAATAGAAATGATAATAGCCAGTACGATATTTACGTCAAAAAAGGTGAGGAATACTTCGCAGAAAAGGCATTATCGAAATATTGATGCAGAACGGCAAGTAACTCTCGAAACTAATATAAGCTGATAACAAACAAGCGTATCGTAAGCTAACGGGTTAGTGTTGTTCAACAATATACTCATTTTTATGAACTATTCTTATGTTTGCTAAAGTAAATTAACGAAACATTTTCATTTTCCTATTGTTTAATGAAAACATGGAAAGGATTGAAAAAATGAAAAAATGGCAGCTCGTTTCCTTGCTGAGTATATTTTTTCTTGTTCTTGTTTTTATTGCTCAAAAGTCAAATAACGTTCCCGTTTTACCAGAATCGGTTCAATCGAGTCAATCACCTCATATAAGTAATAAAGATGATGTTGTTACTACAACTGCGGTACCTGTAAGCGATGTTAACCCTATAGATACTTCAATGATAAAAGAAACTTGGTTCTCAGAATTAAGTGATTCCGACCGTATGACAATTAGTACATTGGATGATGGAATGCAGAGAACGTATAAACCTACGGATCGATTGTTTTTCAATGATTCGAATGCATTGCTTGAATTTTTTTACCGCAACTTCCCCAATATATCGCAAACCGAAATTATGAAGATTAAAAAAACAGTGATTGTGAGAACAAAAGCTGATCAAACGACCATTCCTTTCACAGTAACAGCTTTCGACGAATTGAATAGTCAAGGCATATCCATTCATTTGAATAATGTGCCAAAAGCAGATTTAGTTGTTCAATTTCATGCATTAGACGGATCTACAACAAAAGAATTTACATTTGAATATATGCCGTTATTCACGTATCAAATTCAGTGCCCCGAGGATAAAGAAGCGGATTTTTATGCGATGAATCCGGGTACTTTTTTTCGTGTAGCACCCGAACAGACGTATGCGTATCAGGTGCATTTTTCGCTTGAAGTAAATAAGGATGAAGCTTTAAAATTAATGCAAAATCAAATGAAAGACTTCGATTGGTCTTCTGAATGGAAAAGCGGTCGTGATTTGATTATAACCCTACGTACCCATCCACAGGATATGTACAAAAAGTTTCTCATTAATTTTAACAGAATCAGAAGCACTGAAGGATATGTACTTGCAGATTGGCATGTTTCACTTCATGGAGTCATTACGGATGCGAAAAAATATGAATCCATTGATGTAGCGACAGGGAAAGTCACCAATTTGTTTCTTAAGCAGCCGCGTTACCAAACATTGGATTTATCTCCGAACCGGCAATTTTATTTAGCAACGGAACTTCAGGATGATTTTCAAGGTGAATTTCCGGTTCCTTCATTAACTTTACTCGACATCAATGGGAACATTATTAAGCATTTCGCTAGTCAAGTGAAATTTCCACATTGGTTAGCAGACGGTCAATCCTTCGTCTATGTTTCAGGAGATTCTATCCTTAGCTATTCCCCTGACACTGAAAGAACAAAGGTCGTTTGGACTTCTCCTTACAAAGGTATAAAGACATTTTACTACAGCTTTGATAGTTTGGAGTTAGACCAGAAGACTGGGAGAATAGTCGTTAGCATCAATCATCTGCCTGGACTTGTCATGGACATCGGGAACGTTGATTTATACTTATTTGCAAATATCAATGATCCATCTCCGCGAAAGGTCGAGAATGTTTCAAAAAGAGGAAATAGCTCTTTTATTTTTCAATTTGACGGTAATCATATATTTTATTCCAATAATTTCGTTGGAAGTCAGCATTGGGAATCAAAATTACAATTACTGGACTGGAAAAATATGAAAATCACCGACTTAAATGGATTTACAGCATCCAGTTACCTTCACTTATATCAAGGTGGTGAGTTTGTTTATCAAAAGGGTTATTCAAAAAACGTCGAATGGTTTCGTTATGATTTAGAAAATGAACAAAGCCGAAAGTTGTTTATCGTAGATCATCCAATAGATGCTGCATGGTCGATTGGGAAAGGGGACTACATTATGCATGATTTCACAGGTACTTTTAAATTCAATATTCAAAAACCTCAGTTTGAAAAAATTTCATTATTGCCACAAAGTGCAGAGATCTTAGGATCACAGGAAAATACAATCATTTATCTTCAAAATCCAGATCCAGTGGGGAGTATGTGACCCCCCTCCCTCGGAGATCAATAGTTCAATACAAAGACGGCTGGCGTACGGCAGCCTTTTGTTACGCTAACAGATAACAAGAGTTAAATGCCAGAAGGACTCCTGCTTGGTAGCCCTTCACTTCGCTAACGGGCAGTTAAGTTCAAATGTAGGATTTTAAAAGGAACAAGCGAAAAATACACACTTAAAACAGTTAGTTTTTTGATATTATAAAATAAAAATGACTTAGGTGGATTTTGATGCCGACTTTATTAAAGATGCTTGTTTTGGTTTTATCGTTAGGGATAGATACATTATTGATTTCCACATCACTGGGTGTCATCAAAACCAAAGGGAAATTGAAAATTGCCGTTGTCTTCGCCTGTGCCGAGACAATTATGCCGCTAATTGGACTTTTCATCGGAAAAGGGGCAGGGCAGCTTGTCGGAAATTGGGCATCTCTAATAGGAGGGTTATTATTAATTGGAGTTTCGATCTGGCTGATCTTTTTTGAAGATGAAGAAGAGGAGGAAAAACTGGAACGTAATTTAATCGGCTGGACGCTTATCATGACCGCTTTAAGTATCTCTTTAGATGAACTAGCTGTCGGGTTCTCCATTGGACTTGTAGGCGTACCTGTAGCACTTACGATTTTTCTTATTGCACTCCAAGCTTTCTTTTTTACATTTTTGGGATTGACCTTTGGTTCAAAATTCAAACCATATATGGACGAATGGTCCGAGAAAATTGCCGGACTAGTATTAGGGTTACTTGGCTTGTGGATTATTATCGAGTCATTACTCAAACTTTAATTTTTAAGACTTACTTTTAAAATAGATATCGTCGATTTGAAAAGTTAATTTAGGGATTAAATTTCAAAGGGGTGTTCAATTTTGGGTAATAATCGGGCTTTTCCAGCATTTGCAGCGGCAGTCTTATTTTTTATCCGGTTTGTGTTCTTTTTTCTTCCTCAGTCAATTTCCAAAGGGGTGCAAGACGGAACAATGTTTGGTGCAATTCTAGCTGTATCCGAGCATATGATTATGCTTCCGGTTATTGCAGCACTACCAGCACCACAGTGGAGTAAAGCGGCGGGTTATGGCTGGATTGTCATAGATATGGCAACAGATATTATGGCTCTAAATGGTGTTGATCCTGCCATCTATATTTCGTTACGCTATGGAGGACATATTTCAGCTGCCGTTTGGTTTGCAACAGCTTCCTGGACCTCTCGAGGCGCTATTCGTATATTTGGTTTGCTGACTGCGCTAAATCTTGGTGGTTATTCGTTCATCGCTCATTATGCGCCGCCAGTTGTTTTAGCCCCCTTATCGATTTGGATGATTGTTTGGTTAATTTTGATTGGGCAGCACATCGCAAGAAGGTTAGAAAGTAACAATAATATTAGTGTCTCTTCTTGATAACAAACGTTAATTAACTGGAAACGGTAGTGTGGGGTTTTGAAAAGTTTGTTCAACTAACGGAAAACGAGAGCTGAATATTTCTATTACCGAGCCACTAACCAAGTGGCTTTTTGTTTGATAAATAATGCGAATACGCGAGAAACAAAAAGACGGTGGACATGATGTCCATCTTCTTTTTCATGACATCCAAATTAATGCGAACAACTCTAACTCCAATCAGACTAGCTGATGATACGGTAACATAAAGGGTGGAGATGAATTGTTGTTATTAATTTCATTGTAGCATCAGCAATATATTCAGGCATTGTCGATACGGAATCACAATTGCTCTGTTTTGAGCCTTTTTCGACGGCATGACAAGGAATATTCGATGGGGAGCGACAAGCAGGCGCAATTGATTTTTAGGCTGTAAAGAGCTTGATATTTCAAGGGAAAAGCGATGGGGAGTGTTTTAAGTGACAATGGGGAGTAGTTAAGGCACACAAGCACAATGCCCTTTTCTTTTATTTTCTAAGCAACTATGTAATTCCATGCCGCGTCTATAGTGTAATAATCACTTTGGGGGCGCAGCATGAAACGATTACTTATATCTTTATCCTTGCTTGGGGTATCCACTGCGGTATTTATAATTGATGGAACAAGCAACGCTAGATTGCATCCTGTCATTGCTGGTGGAATACAGAAACCAATACACATTACAGCAGTAACAGCACCAAAACCTATTTCCACTTCGGAAATTCGTGTTACTTATCGTGACGGAAAAACAGTTACCATGACAAGTAAAGATTTTCATCCAACCGAAACAGATAATGCGGTTATTGCTACAGTTGAGTATGGAAACGGCGCAGTCGTTCATGTACCGCCAACGGACTTCGATCCTCTAACGGCGATGGATGAGCAGTTAGATTATTATAACTATCCGCGCAGACCTAAAAACGAAGACGATTTAAAGCGTTGGCGAGACGTAATGAGCCATGCGCAGCATTTTATCATCCCAACGTTTGGTGAAAGCAATGACTTTAATGAAGGAGAAAGAAAATGAAGATCATTGCATTATTACTTGTCATGGCGGCGTTTGTTGCTGAGATTTTCACTGACCATGAAGTAGGCGTTAAAGCCGCTACTCCTACTGTAGACACTTACGACAACATCATTAACGCATACAAGGCTCACCAGCAGGCTAATGGAGAATCCGACATAGATACTGTAATACAAGATAGCAGCAAAGCCAAAAGCAAAACGTTCTATATTCATGGCATAGACAGCGTTGTTTCCGCGCAACTCATTCCTGCTCACGCTGGAATGAACAGTACAATTTTGAAGTTAGACCTTCAAAAAAGTAAGGACAGAGAAGTTATTGCGAAGGTATTAAAATGGCTTGGTTCTTCAAAAGTTGTTGGGGATGCCAAAGATCAATTTATCTCTTTTGGTAGTAATCTAACATCATTAACTTTTAAGTTTAAATCAGGAGATATTATCAGCATTGAAGATGCTATAGGTACTTCTTCACCAATTAAGTTTGATGATGGCAATACGCAGATTCATTCAACGAATATTCAAAACCAAGTAACAGTTTATCAAAACAATAAAGCGCGGCGTATTGTTGCGCCGGAGTTGAAAGCATGGATCGAAAATGGATGGCAAAGTGAAGAATCGTTTGCGTTCACACCAGAAGAAGCAGTAGCAAAAGTGCTTAAAGAGCATCCAGAGTTTCCAGCGGCAGCAAATGACGGATATTGGTGGTGTTCAAGGTCATAATGTTACTTTAACGAAGGATTATAATTTGCGTGTAGGTGATAAGGAAGTCATTCAGTATTGGGTATATAGTGTTGAACCAAATAGCATTACCTTGTTTGAGAAGCAAGATAATGTGCCTGAGATAAAGTGAATCTGCGGCTATCCTACATGGTTAGCCTTTTTTATTTAGATTGATGTTATAATGCCCATATGGAAGAAAGAGGAAGGGTTTTGATAAGGGGGGGTAAGCCATGTTCGTTCCGCCGGAAGTCAGAGTGTTTAGTGTATTTGTAATGATTTTTTTCGCATTATGGACAGGAACTGCCTTGTTTGCTGCTATTGCGCCGTATACTTTATGGAAGATAACGCAAAGTTGGAAGGCTGTCAAAGAACCTCCAAAGGCGTATTTTGTGTTGCAGAGGGTAATTGGGATTTTGTTTGCGGCAGTTGGTATTTCGTTTTGGGTGTTTGTATGGACTAGGCATTGAAGTGGGCATGTCGCATGAATTATGGGGGTTGAATTATGTTTCTATCGAGGAAATTCACCTTTTGGTTATCGATCATCAGCATTATGGTGTGTATAAATAACTATTGGGGTAATGATGAAAAAAACATACTGCTAATTGATTTGAATCCATTCTTAAATTCCATCGTTTATAAAGAGCCTTTCCGACACTGGATACTTGATTTTAATAATGCGAAAATCACTGATAGCGCAAGCATTAGGGTATCAACTAATGCTTATTATTTACATTTTGTCTCATTCTTTTTGATGGGATTTATCATAGACTTGATTATTTATTTATACAAACGCTATAGACAGTCAAGGGAGCAAGCCTAATAATTAAATGAATGATTTTATTTTAATTTGAAGGAGATAAATTTGTGCAGTATTTCACTTTTGAGTTATGGTCTAAATTTAGTTCTGAAAATGAATTGGAAAGGCAACAGGCTGATGTACAGTGGGATGAAAATTCTAAGCTGTATTGGCATATGTTTGAGCAGTTGAAGGCTAGAATACCCAAGGAGACGATTGAATTTTTCACTAATGAAGGATTTCATGATTATCATATTCAAAATCTTGAAATGGTACATGGAGATTATAAACAGAAAAACCCCATTGATGTTGTAATTACAGTAACAAATGCAATTGATACATGGAAACTCAATTACAAATGCGTTCAACGATTTGAAGTCCAGTACAACCCAAACTCTCCTTCTTTATCATTCCACAATGGATTTGATGATTGGGGCTACGATGAATTAATAGCGGTGAATGAAGAAGTATTATCTCACGAAATTCTGTTTGCATCAGGTGCAACCATTCTTATTCATTTCCCTAATCAGAACATTCTAATAGAAAAAGTTGAATGAAAGCACGATTTGGTTGAAAGTAGGTATTTGCCATGATCCCTTGGTTGGAGGAAGTTGAACGAAAATCCTTTAATACAGTTATGCCGGAACATAAACCCTATAGGATTGAGAAGATGTATCTTGAAATTACGCCCACCAATATAACTGAACTAGGACAACTCTTTACGGCGGCAAGCTTTTTGCTATCTGACAATACAATGGTTCAATTGCCAGCGCGTGATCTAATCGCAAGAAATTTGATTTTTAGTGATATTGCGCCGCACTTTAAAGAAATAAAAGTTGTGCTTATCGACAATCAGATCGAAGTCGTTATGATGCAGTATTTAATGGGTTCATCACGACAAATGTTACAAGACCTATTCTTATGTGGCTTATATCCAGTTGTTTCTGATATTTACCGCAGCAAAGAAATGAATTTGCTTGGTTCTCATAAGCCGCGACGCGCTATTCAGAGATATAGAGTTAAAGCGGAATGGTTAGAGCCTTCACAATTAGCGGCTACTTTATCAATTCAACAGTTTGTCGAAAGTGCTTACTTTACAAG includes:
- a CDS encoding DUF6199 family natural product biosynthesis protein, giving the protein MFVPPEVRVFSVFVMIFFALWTGTALFAAIAPYTLWKITQSWKAVKEPPKAYFVLQRVIGILFAAVGISFWVFVWTRH
- a CDS encoding DUF3888 domain-containing protein gives rise to the protein MRKTFSAVLLSIVITTTSSIYAVHAEPLVPSQETQEKLTQDTLLTTLSPHIQEAIANYYGYPKQFALFWTKILDIKRKSEGEYTFTVKLQARTFEHAHSSPIGIETITMDVSPFGVKIINFEHKGDEWEQKIEQFNKELLNDIIKTFNLDLTYFKKYEYRQLEYLAEQGNGNFVSIHNIIEEIVKELNKDIKPPYKNFINPFTFVKDDKAYILFKKADGTNFVYTFKKNDNTWIVIKKESKQGKKMPKELLWYMYKHLIYIMLGSITMR
- a CDS encoding manganese efflux pump, whose amino-acid sequence is MPTLLKMLVLVLSLGIDTLLISTSLGVIKTKGKLKIAVVFACAETIMPLIGLFIGKGAGQLVGNWASLIGGLLLIGVSIWLIFFEDEEEEEKLERNLIGWTLIMTALSISLDELAVGFSIGLVGVPVALTIFLIALQAFFFTFLGLTFGSKFKPYMDEWSEKIAGLVLGLLGLWIIIESLLKL